One part of the [Synechococcus] sp. NIES-970 genome encodes these proteins:
- a CDS encoding response regulator receiver modulated diguanylate cyclase/phosphodiesterase, with protein MTFFLQGDEFFKEQDIKLDPPIFLDHRSPLKQAIALMTGTKTESPQSCLIITTGDRLVGILTERDLVRLSLSERTLNETRVQDIMTSPVVTIESKNFTDVFSAYNLMRRHRIRHLPVVDAQQRVVGVATLSSLRQALHLGYFLRFREVREVMSAQVISTEPETPVLEVAQIMARRRISCLVIVATEADLLKPIGIITERDIVKLQGAEADFKTLTAGVVMSQPVIQLQPDSSLAIAQELFQYHQVRRIVVTGKNGELQGILTETNLSQILDPLELFGMLEILQRRVKQLSEDRDRLLPRENLQLQQALDQREFLLHYQPQLDIRTGQIIGAEALVRWQSPERGMIPPGEFISLAEMTGFIVPLGEWILREACRQGKQWQQLGLPPLQISVNLSSRQLQDPQLVTRIKAILTETGLDPQWLKLELTESSLVDNIDLTLSQFQKIKALGVAIAIDDFGTGYASLGYLQHFPFDTLKIDRCFVANIHQNPKNAAITTALINMAQQLNFSVIAEGVETVAEMEFLRQLHCHAFQGFLFSRPLPADAFIKFFRDHLRKHAE; from the coding sequence ATGACTTTTTTTCTGCAGGGTGATGAATTCTTTAAGGAACAAGATATTAAGTTAGACCCACCGATTTTTCTTGATCATCGATCGCCCTTAAAGCAGGCGATCGCCCTCATGACGGGGACAAAAACGGAGTCACCCCAGAGCTGTTTGATCATTACCACAGGCGATCGCCTGGTCGGCATTCTGACCGAGCGGGACTTGGTGCGCCTTTCTTTATCTGAGAGAACCCTCAACGAAACTCGGGTCCAGGACATCATGACCAGCCCCGTGGTGACCATCGAATCGAAAAATTTTACGGATGTTTTTTCAGCCTACAATTTAATGCGCCGCCACCGGATTCGTCACTTACCCGTGGTGGACGCGCAGCAGCGGGTGGTTGGCGTGGCGACCCTAAGTTCCCTACGCCAGGCGCTCCATTTAGGGTATTTTTTACGGTTTCGGGAAGTGCGCGAAGTGATGTCAGCCCAGGTCATTTCGACTGAGCCAGAGACGCCCGTGCTAGAAGTTGCTCAGATCATGGCCCGACGGCGCATTAGTTGTCTAGTGATCGTGGCGACAGAGGCGGATCTGCTCAAACCTATCGGCATCATCACCGAGCGGGATATCGTCAAACTCCAGGGGGCAGAAGCTGATTTTAAAACCTTGACCGCCGGGGTCGTGATGAGTCAGCCGGTGATTCAACTGCAGCCTGATTCATCTTTGGCGATCGCCCAGGAATTATTTCAATACCATCAGGTGCGCCGGATTGTGGTGACGGGTAAAAACGGTGAACTCCAGGGGATTTTAACAGAGACGAATTTATCCCAAATCCTCGATCCCCTAGAGCTGTTCGGCATGCTAGAAATTTTGCAGCGGCGGGTAAAGCAGTTGAGTGAAGACCGCGATCGCCTGCTCCCCCGCGAAAATCTCCAGCTCCAGCAAGCCCTCGACCAACGGGAATTTCTGCTCCATTACCAACCCCAACTCGATATCCGCACAGGACAAATTATCGGGGCCGAAGCCCTAGTCCGTTGGCAGTCACCGGAACGGGGGATGATTCCACCGGGAGAATTTATCTCCCTGGCCGAAATGACGGGGTTTATCGTGCCCCTGGGAGAATGGATTTTGCGCGAAGCCTGTCGCCAGGGGAAACAATGGCAACAACTCGGTCTGCCGCCCCTACAAATTTCGGTGAACCTTTCGAGCCGGCAACTGCAAGATCCGCAGTTGGTGACCCGGATCAAAGCAATTTTAACCGAGACCGGACTCGATCCCCAGTGGCTAAAGCTAGAGCTGACGGAAAGCTCCCTGGTGGACAATATTGATCTCACCCTGAGTCAATTCCAAAAAATTAAAGCCCTTGGGGTGGCGATCGCCATCGATGATTTTGGGACGGGCTATGCATCCCTGGGTTATCTACAACACTTTCCCTTTGACACCCTCAAAATTGACCGTTGCTTTGTGGCCAATATCCACCAAAACCCCAAAAATGCTGCCATCACCACGGCCTTGATTAATATGGCCCAGCAGCTCAACTTTTCTGTCATTGCCGAGGGGGTCGAAACCGTGGCAGAAATGGAATTTCTCCGTCAACTTCACTGCCATGCTTTCCAAGGCTTTTTATTTAGTCGCCCCTTACCTGCTGACGCTTTTATAAAATTTTTCCGCGACCACCTGCGCAAACATGCCGAATAA
- a CDS encoding hypothetical protein (conserved hypothetical protein) → MTNLWSLLLRLNQKQYRGFTFIEVLAGILIATTFTLIATQAIVIGTVFKVRARRVSEATNVIRADLEELRFLSTSANPENIDSQLIALCRQSFSTAFIESFANTLPPVNSPVVLLNKSYNLNRTETFSAWNVLRLSYSVEDAENANVVIAELQAEITPEASGSCPFIR, encoded by the coding sequence ATGACTAATTTGTGGTCACTGCTTTTACGTTTAAACCAAAAGCAATACCGTGGGTTCACTTTTATTGAGGTGCTTGCGGGAATCTTGATTGCGACAACATTTACACTGATCGCAACCCAGGCGATCGTGATCGGTACAGTGTTTAAAGTAAGAGCGCGTCGTGTCAGTGAAGCGACTAACGTCATCCGTGCTGACTTGGAGGAACTACGTTTTTTGTCCACTTCTGCTAATCCTGAAAATATTGACAGTCAGCTAATTGCTTTATGTCGACAGAGCTTCTCTACAGCCTTTATTGAGTCTTTCGCAAATACTTTGCCACCAGTAAACTCACCAGTAGTACTTCTCAACAAAAGCTATAACTTAAACCGAACGGAGACTTTTTCGGCGTGGAATGTACTGCGGCTTAGTTATTCTGTTGAGGATGCAGAAAATGCTAATGTCGTGATCGCTGAACTCCAAGCAGAAATCACTCCAGAAGCATCTGGTAGTTGTCCTTTTATCCGGTAA
- a CDS encoding hypothetical protein (conserved hypothetical protein) — translation MINQLRLVPTTKGFTLIELLTGMLIVGILASISAPSFLGLVNRGRVNEALDRTRGALQEAQREALKKSSNCDLAFSPSGETINITGGCLVTGPRTMSQVTYRHTLANNDPNNVIQLDFKGVPTDDNFNDGQEVFVFRGNGNYERCLVISRALGLIRVGTYESSGPSDTSTDEAKCITGQV, via the coding sequence ATGATCAATCAACTACGCCTTGTTCCCACCACAAAAGGGTTTACACTCATTGAATTACTCACAGGCATGTTAATTGTGGGCATTTTGGCATCTATTTCTGCCCCTAGTTTTTTGGGATTAGTTAACCGAGGCCGAGTCAATGAAGCTTTGGATCGCACCAGAGGCGCCCTGCAAGAAGCACAACGGGAAGCTCTTAAAAAAAGTAGCAATTGCGACCTTGCCTTTAGTCCATCGGGTGAGACTATAAATATCACTGGAGGATGCTTAGTTACTGGCCCTAGAACAATGTCTCAAGTTACCTATCGACACACCTTGGCAAATAATGATCCGAACAATGTTATTCAATTAGACTTTAAGGGAGTACCTACAGACGACAATTTTAATGATGGTCAAGAAGTATTCGTTTTTCGTGGCAATGGCAACTATGAGCGCTGTTTAGTTATTTCCAGAGCTTTAGGTTTGATTCGTGTCGGCACTTATGAAAGTTCAGGCCCCAGTGATACATCTACTGATGAAGCAAAATGTATCACGGGTCAGGTTTAA
- a CDS encoding putative glutamine amidotransferase yields the protein MTMHLKLGWLYPTLMGTYGDRGNVICLEKRAQWRQITVDVVALDKEAPLEAWDAVDLIVGGGAQDRQQEIVMRDLQGAKAEKLKALIEDQVPGVFTCGSPQLLGKYYEPAQGQRIDGLGILDLVSKHPGFGAKRCIGNVAFEITAEPLATELKAKLGDRPIAIGFENHGGRTYLGNVQPLGKVLKGYGNNGEDGWEGAFYQKAIATYAHGPLLPKNPFLADWLLEKALQRKYQTEINLAPLDDELARQARQTMFQRLALA from the coding sequence ATGACGATGCACCTCAAGCTCGGCTGGCTCTATCCGACCCTGATGGGAACCTATGGCGATCGTGGCAATGTCATTTGCCTCGAAAAGCGAGCCCAATGGCGACAGATCACCGTGGACGTGGTGGCTTTGGACAAAGAAGCCCCCCTCGAAGCTTGGGATGCAGTGGATCTGATCGTCGGCGGTGGCGCCCAAGACCGACAACAGGAAATCGTTATGCGCGATCTCCAGGGGGCCAAGGCTGAAAAATTAAAAGCCCTAATCGAAGACCAAGTACCCGGGGTGTTTACCTGCGGGTCACCGCAACTGCTGGGGAAATATTACGAACCCGCCCAGGGGCAGCGGATCGACGGCCTGGGGATTTTAGACCTCGTCAGTAAACATCCAGGCTTTGGGGCAAAACGCTGCATTGGCAACGTGGCCTTTGAAATCACTGCCGAACCCCTGGCCACAGAACTGAAGGCAAAATTAGGCGATCGCCCCATTGCGATCGGTTTTGAGAACCATGGCGGTCGCACCTATCTGGGCAATGTCCAACCCCTCGGCAAAGTGCTCAAAGGCTATGGCAACAATGGTGAAGATGGTTGGGAAGGGGCATTTTACCAAAAGGCGATCGCCACCTATGCCCACGGGCCGCTCCTGCCGAAAAATCCATTTCTGGCCGATTGGCTCCTCGAAAAAGCCCTCCAGCGCAAATATCAAACAGAGATTAACCTGGCGCCCCTGGACGATGAACTCGCCAGACAAGCGCGACAAACGATGTTTCAGCGCCTTGCTTTAGCATAA
- a CDS encoding N-acyl-L-amino acid amidohydrolase, whose translation MVATVSLDAILHKHRIRPDIQALQGEIVQWRRQIHQKPELAFRENATAQLISHKLTEWGIPHETGIAETGIVALIEGHATGKVLGIRADMDALPIQEENEVDYRSQHSGVMHACGHDGHVAIALGTAKYLQENRARFRGAVKIIFQPAEESPGGAKPMIQAGVLRNPDVDGIIGLHLWNNLPLGTVGVRPGALMAAVESFNLRVQGKGGHGALPHQTVDAIVVGAQIVGALQTLVSRIVNPLDAAVVTVGEFKAGHAMNVIADYADLKGTIRYFNPQLEKTIGDRLETIVNGICQSYGASYKLDHVHLYPPTINDPAMAELVRSVAEEAIETPLGVMPECQTMGSEDMSFFLREVPGCYFFLGSANPYFDLAYPHHHPRFNFDESALGMGVEMFVRCVEKFLA comes from the coding sequence ATGGTTGCCACCGTCAGTTTAGATGCCATTCTCCATAAACATCGGATTCGCCCAGACATCCAAGCCCTCCAAGGGGAGATCGTCCAATGGCGCCGTCAAATTCACCAGAAACCAGAATTGGCATTCCGGGAAAATGCGACGGCCCAATTAATCAGCCACAAGCTTACAGAATGGGGGATCCCCCACGAAACGGGCATTGCTGAAACGGGTATTGTTGCCCTGATTGAAGGCCATGCAACCGGGAAAGTGCTGGGAATCCGCGCCGATATGGATGCCTTGCCCATCCAAGAAGAAAACGAAGTTGATTACCGTTCCCAGCATTCAGGGGTGATGCATGCCTGTGGGCACGACGGCCATGTGGCGATCGCCCTGGGTACAGCCAAATATCTCCAGGAAAATCGCGCTCGCTTCCGGGGGGCCGTAAAAATAATTTTTCAACCCGCCGAAGAAAGTCCCGGTGGCGCGAAACCGATGATCCAAGCAGGCGTGCTACGGAACCCCGATGTGGATGGGATCATTGGCCTGCACCTCTGGAATAACTTGCCCTTGGGCACTGTCGGTGTACGCCCCGGCGCGTTGATGGCGGCAGTGGAAAGCTTTAATCTGCGGGTGCAAGGTAAGGGGGGCCACGGCGCCTTGCCCCACCAAACCGTCGATGCAATTGTTGTCGGCGCTCAGATCGTTGGGGCTCTGCAAACCCTCGTTTCGCGCATTGTGAATCCCCTCGATGCGGCGGTGGTCACCGTGGGAGAGTTTAAAGCAGGCCACGCGATGAATGTGATCGCTGACTATGCCGACCTCAAAGGGACCATCCGCTATTTCAATCCCCAATTGGAAAAAACCATCGGCGATCGCCTCGAAACCATCGTCAACGGCATTTGTCAGAGCTACGGCGCCAGCTACAAACTCGACCATGTGCACCTCTATCCACCAACGATCAACGATCCGGCCATGGCCGAACTGGTGCGTTCCGTGGCCGAAGAGGCGATCGAAACTCCCCTCGGCGTGATGCCCGAATGTCAGACCATGGGCAGCGAAGATATGTCGTTCTTCCTGCGGGAAGTGCCTGGTTGTTATTTTTTCCTGGGTTCGGCGAATCCCTACTTTGACCTAGCCTATCCCCACCACCACCCCCGCTTTAACTTTGATGAAAGTGCCCTCGGGATGGGGGTCGAAATGTTTGTGCGCTGCGTTGAAAAATTCTTAGCTTAA
- a CDS encoding hypothetical protein (conserved hypothetical protein) produces MKLHANLQERVVLDTQTLPWQTSPMAGVERRLLDRDGAEVARATSLVRYAPDSYFSAHTHGGGEEFFVLEGTFADDYGEYPAGTYVRNPVGSSHRPHSETGCTIFVKLWQMDPADQTFVRVNTRQQPWVPGLVKGLLVMPLHNFQGENVALVRWEPGTYFQTHRHWGGEEIFVLEGTFEDEQGIYPAGTWLRNPPDSIHTPFSREGCIIYVKTGHL; encoded by the coding sequence ATGAAACTCCACGCCAATTTACAGGAGCGGGTCGTCCTCGATACCCAAACTCTGCCCTGGCAAACTTCCCCGATGGCCGGGGTAGAGCGGCGTCTATTAGACCGTGATGGAGCAGAGGTGGCCCGAGCCACATCCCTAGTACGCTATGCTCCCGACAGTTATTTTTCGGCCCATACCCACGGTGGCGGTGAGGAATTTTTTGTCCTTGAAGGCACCTTTGCCGACGACTACGGGGAATATCCGGCGGGCACCTATGTGCGCAATCCCGTTGGCTCCAGCCATCGCCCCCACAGTGAAACGGGCTGCACAATTTTTGTGAAACTCTGGCAGATGGATCCGGCCGACCAAACCTTTGTGCGGGTGAATACCCGTCAGCAACCTTGGGTGCCTGGCTTAGTAAAAGGCTTATTAGTGATGCCTTTACATAACTTCCAGGGGGAAAATGTCGCCCTTGTGCGCTGGGAGCCGGGGACTTATTTTCAGACCCATCGCCATTGGGGTGGGGAAGAAATTTTTGTTCTAGAAGGCACCTTTGAGGATGAACAGGGAATTTATCCAGCGGGAACTTGGCTGCGCAATCCTCCTGATAGTATCCACACCCCCTTCAGTCGGGAGGGGTGCATTATCTATGTAAAAACAGGCCATTTATAG
- the ureF gene encoding urease accessory protein, UreF — MTFLFQIINSSFPLGSYNYSEGLEFLVEHSTQLDTPEKFQHWLNRELSYGSIRIDVQVMLAVSRAIACDNLAQLQYWNSWLNGTRETKELRQQSIQMGNSFLKLLGDLDPDKKIKFEALRSPLGKNCHYAIAFGIAVALWDIEPKQALLGYLHSWLSNLVSAGVKLIPLGQTQGQQIIYQLQPMVETVTETLLHQQERDLYGCTWGLSLASMNHETQYTRLFRS; from the coding sequence GTGACTTTTCTTTTTCAAATCATCAACTCCAGTTTCCCGTTGGGTTCCTACAACTATTCCGAGGGGCTGGAGTTTCTCGTGGAGCATTCCACCCAGCTAGACACCCCCGAAAAATTCCAGCACTGGTTAAACCGAGAACTAAGCTATGGTTCAATCCGCATTGATGTCCAGGTGATGCTGGCTGTCAGCCGGGCGATCGCCTGCGATAACCTGGCTCAGTTGCAATATTGGAACAGTTGGCTTAACGGCACCCGGGAAACCAAAGAACTGCGCCAACAAAGCATCCAGATGGGGAATAGCTTCCTGAAGCTCCTGGGAGATTTAGACCCAGATAAAAAAATAAAATTTGAGGCGCTGCGATCGCCTCTCGGTAAAAATTGTCACTATGCGATCGCCTTCGGGATTGCCGTGGCCCTGTGGGACATCGAGCCAAAGCAAGCCCTCCTGGGATATCTGCACAGTTGGCTGAGTAATCTGGTCAGCGCCGGGGTGAAACTGATCCCCCTCGGCCAGACCCAGGGCCAACAAATTATTTATCAGCTCCAGCCTATGGTCGAGACGGTGACCGAAACCCTGCTCCACCAGCAAGAACGGGATCTCTATGGCTGCACCTGGGGCTTAAGTCTCGCGAGCATGAACCACGAAACCCAATATACTCGCCTTTTTCGGAGTTAA
- a CDS encoding hypothetical protein (conserved hypothetical protein), producing MKLGKLARYNSPKNNGFTLIEILLAIALSSIVVSAAGYAIVYVSRRNQVSELQSVRRIELNRALDFIADDIREATRVQGNEDSPVDTRLQIVKADNSIIEYYYDPVTASDVWSGPGVIRRKEGTQPAEVLVDGIASDISSLPDTGCSGSDDLIAIPNTGFVVCINSAFRTADLALYGRLNIEDRETLSAEDFLIVATKFVTRNAPPPQRCIIPDLAGKTKAEAEELWDTAGFNLSNLDLIGADDETIAIQGLPANSQQDCTNTTMDAGDADDVCTVPNYADGSTTISSAKSNWDSSAFTGNFTAQGFNIDSSTDLSTINQTIGEQVLSPQPFAENGTEVICTASIQVTEKTCTVPNVVNKSNTAATTDLTTAGFTTITNDVRPGITTFTVGTQSPAGTSTTFCSAPVTIGEKKCTVPEFRGTNSNNRTTLWSGAEFTGTLTYAGPSGANLTWQSIPPGEVQFCDASIEVKEAKTCTIDPDLIIGQNASTAQTNWTTAGFYGNTFDATAVADGETIDALEFRNPVSGEMITPTLTGGNYSIDCATLIKVDDQACTVPDMSRPGVADSAKKSLTEARSDWADAGFQADQLITEKFLSDSDKVKAQSVPAGTALICSSSVTITGTGCVVPDLVGKSASAVTSIWTGAGFTGTLNFSLAGSGINSTNLSTNSPGTSWNGFTTFAQTPTRGDLRACSTTGHVYNTAPTNVDARTTTANTSNGVTEYTVNITWDFPFSAGRYYVFTCESNNKNSTCNPVVDRNNIESSASIVRFNENPVFTDKPATHIFTTSSTNKRRCYSVVARNVSGDSLTPQSVVTSTTPGACVIY from the coding sequence ATGAAACTTGGCAAACTTGCACGCTACAACTCTCCAAAAAATAACGGCTTTACACTGATAGAAATTTTACTGGCGATCGCTTTGAGTTCCATTGTCGTGAGTGCAGCAGGTTATGCCATCGTTTATGTTAGTCGGAGAAACCAAGTTTCCGAGTTGCAATCTGTGCGCCGGATCGAACTCAACCGCGCTTTAGATTTTATTGCCGATGATATCCGTGAGGCAACAAGAGTTCAAGGGAATGAAGATAGTCCGGTTGATACACGACTACAAATCGTCAAAGCAGACAATAGTATTATTGAGTATTACTATGACCCTGTTACTGCCAGTGATGTTTGGTCTGGGCCTGGAGTAATTCGAAGAAAAGAAGGAACCCAACCCGCAGAAGTGCTCGTTGATGGCATCGCTAGTGATATTAGTAGTCTTCCTGATACCGGTTGTTCAGGTAGTGATGATTTGATTGCCATCCCAAACACAGGCTTTGTCGTCTGTATCAATAGTGCTTTCCGTACCGCTGACCTTGCGTTATATGGCCGCCTCAACATTGAAGATCGAGAAACACTCTCTGCAGAAGACTTTTTAATTGTTGCAACTAAATTTGTGACAAGAAATGCCCCACCACCCCAAAGATGTATCATTCCTGATCTAGCTGGTAAAACGAAAGCTGAAGCTGAAGAATTATGGGACACAGCTGGTTTTAATTTAAGCAACTTAGATCTCATCGGAGCCGATGATGAAACGATCGCCATTCAAGGGCTGCCAGCTAATAGCCAGCAAGACTGTACAAATACAACCATGGATGCAGGCGACGCAGACGATGTCTGTACAGTTCCTAACTATGCCGATGGCTCAACAACGATTAGTTCAGCTAAAAGTAATTGGGATAGTAGTGCTTTTACGGGTAATTTTACGGCACAAGGTTTTAACATTGACTCAAGCACAGACCTTAGTACAATCAACCAGACAATTGGTGAACAAGTTCTTTCGCCTCAACCATTTGCAGAAAATGGTACTGAGGTTATTTGTACTGCGTCTATTCAAGTTACGGAAAAAACCTGTACTGTACCCAATGTCGTCAATAAATCTAATACTGCCGCAACCACAGATTTAACCACTGCTGGTTTTACGACGATTACCAACGATGTTCGTCCAGGGATCACCACCTTTACTGTTGGCACCCAATCACCCGCAGGAACAAGCACGACATTCTGTTCTGCGCCAGTAACGATTGGTGAGAAAAAATGTACTGTTCCTGAATTCCGAGGTACAAACTCCAATAATCGCACCACTCTTTGGAGTGGGGCTGAATTTACTGGGACTTTAACCTATGCGGGTCCTAGTGGGGCAAATTTGACCTGGCAGAGCATTCCCCCTGGAGAAGTGCAGTTTTGTGATGCTAGTATCGAAGTCAAGGAGGCCAAAACTTGTACAATTGACCCTGATCTTATTATTGGTCAAAACGCCAGTACAGCCCAGACGAATTGGACAACAGCTGGCTTCTATGGCAATACTTTTGATGCTACGGCAGTGGCTGATGGTGAAACAATTGATGCCTTAGAATTTAGAAATCCTGTATCTGGGGAAATGATTACCCCCACCCTGACAGGTGGTAACTACAGTATCGATTGTGCGACTCTCATTAAAGTTGATGACCAGGCCTGTACAGTACCAGATATGTCGCGTCCTGGTGTTGCTGATTCAGCGAAAAAGAGTCTGACAGAAGCAAGAAGTGACTGGGCGGATGCCGGCTTCCAGGCCGATCAGCTAATTACTGAAAAGTTTTTGAGCGATAGTGACAAAGTAAAGGCTCAAAGTGTTCCGGCTGGGACTGCTCTGATTTGTAGCTCGTCAGTGACGATCACTGGTACTGGTTGTGTCGTACCCGATCTGGTCGGCAAATCTGCTTCTGCGGTCACGAGTATTTGGACCGGCGCAGGCTTCACTGGTACTCTCAATTTCTCGCTTGCTGGTTCCGGTATAAACTCAACTAATCTATCCACCAATTCACCGGGTACTAGTTGGAACGGTTTTACTACATTTGCGCAAACACCAACGCGGGGTGACTTAAGAGCTTGCTCAACAACAGGTCATGTTTATAATACTGCCCCTACCAATGTCGATGCTCGGACAACAACAGCGAACACCAGTAATGGTGTCACAGAATACACAGTCAATATTACTTGGGATTTTCCATTCTCAGCGGGTCGATATTATGTTTTTACCTGTGAAAGCAACAACAAAAATTCAACATGCAATCCAGTTGTAGACCGGAATAACATCGAAAGTTCAGCTTCAATTGTTCGTTTCAATGAGAATCCCGTCTTTACAGATAAGCCAGCAACTCATATTTTTACGACATCTTCGACCAACAAAAGAAGATGCTACTCCGTGGTCGCAAGAAATGTCAGTGGTGATTCTTTAACACCACAAAGCGTAGTGACCAGTACGACACCTGGAGCATGTGTTATCTACTAA